In a single window of the Zea mays cultivar B73 chromosome 5, Zm-B73-REFERENCE-NAM-5.0, whole genome shotgun sequence genome:
- the LOC100501817 gene encoding F-box/kelch-repeat protein At1g67480-like isoform X1 — protein MQLKPPARPKLYSGLMPQEDLDPYRDLIPGLPEDLAKICLALVPRAHFPAMGAVSKRWMSFLESKELVAVRKEVGKLEEWVYVLVPDAGAKGSHWEILECSGQKQSPLPRMPGLTKAGFGVVVIGGKLFVIAGYAADHGKDCASDEVYQYDSCLNRWTVLAKMNVARCDFACAEVNGVIYVAGGFGPNGESLSSVEVYDPEQNKWTLIEGLRRPRWGCFGCSFEGKLYVMGGRSSFTIGNSRSVDVYNPNSHAWGQVKNGCVMVTAHAVLGKRLFCIEWKNQRSLAIFNPADDSWQKVPVPLTGSSSTRFSLVVHEDKLLLFPLEEEPGYQTLMYDPAAPMGSEWCTSKLKPTGSCLCSVTIKA, from the exons ATGCAGCTCAAGCCTCCTGCAAGACCCAAGCTCTATTCAGGGCTCATGCCCCAAGAGGATTTGGATCCGTACCGTGATCTAATACCAGGCTTGCCTGAAGACTTGGCGAAGATATGTCTTGCCCTTGTCCCTCGTGCTCATTTTCCTGCCATGGGCGCAGTTTCCAAGAGGTGGATGTCGTTCCTCGAAAGCAAGGAGCTCGTAGCTGTGAGGAAGGAGGTTGGGAAACTTGAGGAGTGGGTGTATGTCCTGGTTCCAGATGCTGGGGCGAAGGGGTCACACTGGGAGATTTTAGAGTGTTCGGGGCAAAAGCAGAGCCCTCTTCCACGCATGCCTGGACTAACCAAAGCGGGGTTTGGTGTGGTTGTTATTGGTGGTAAGCTCTTTGTTATTGCGGGCTATGCCGCTGACCATGGGAAAGACTGTGCTTCAGATGAGGTTTATCAGTATGATTCTTGCCTCAACAG GTGGACTGTGCTTGCTAAGATGAATGTAGCTCGGTGCGACTTCGCCTGTGCAGAGGTCAATGGGGTGATATATGTTGCTGGTGGATTTGGTCCAAACGGCGAGAGTTTATCTAGCGTCGAAGTGTATGACCCAGAACAGAATAAGTGGACACTGATCGAGGGCCTGCGCAGACCAAGGTGGGGCTGCTTCGGGTGCAGCTTCGAAGGGAAGCTGTATGTCATGGGCGGCCGCTCAAGCTTCACAATCGGTAACTCCCGTTCTGTTGACGTGTACAACCCTAACAGCCACGCCTGGGGCCAGGTCAAGAACGGCTGCGTGATGGTCACGGCTCATGCGGTCCTCGGCAAGAGGCTCTTCTGCATCGAATGGAAGAACCAGAGGTCTCTAGCAATCTTCAACCCAGCTGACGACTCCTGGCAGAAGGTCCCCGTGCCGCTCACCGGCAGCTCAAGCACTCGTTTCTCCCTCGTGGTGCACGAGGACAAGCTGCTGCTCTTCCCTCTGGAGGAAGAGCCCGGGTACCAAACGCTGATGTATGACCCTGCAGCTCCGATGGGGTCCGAGTGGTGCACGTCGAAGCTGAAGCCGACGGGTTCTTGCCTGTGCAGCGTGACCATCAAAGCCTGA